A single window of Methylomarinum sp. Ch1-1 DNA harbors:
- a CDS encoding YdbL family protein, which translates to MKQMTFIGALFLTACVTINIYFPAAAAEKVADEIIQDIQQAPGADAAQSVEPQSRLPGWRISFYRRVDELLDVLITPAHAAANLSVDSAEIRRIRASMQSRFADLKPFYDAGYIAIGADGMLTVRGSVPLRERNRVNKLVAAENADRNKLYQAIANANGHPEWFAQIKETFAARWISNAHSGWWYQTSNGSYKQK; encoded by the coding sequence ATGAAACAGATGACATTTATAGGGGCGTTGTTTTTAACGGCATGCGTCACGATCAATATTTATTTTCCGGCCGCGGCGGCCGAGAAGGTGGCGGACGAGATTATCCAGGATATACAGCAGGCGCCCGGTGCCGATGCCGCGCAATCGGTCGAACCGCAATCGCGTTTGCCCGGTTGGCGGATCAGTTTCTATCGGCGCGTCGATGAGCTGCTCGATGTGTTGATTACACCGGCGCATGCCGCGGCGAATCTGTCCGTCGACAGCGCGGAAATTCGCAGAATTCGCGCCTCGATGCAGAGTCGCTTCGCCGATTTGAAGCCTTTCTATGACGCCGGCTATATCGCTATCGGCGCCGACGGCATGTTGACGGTCAGAGGCAGCGTGCCGCTGAGAGAACGTAATCGGGTCAACAAACTGGTCGCAGCGGAAAACGCCGACCGCAATAAATTGTATCAGGCCATTGCTAATGCCAACGGGCATCCGGAATGGTTCGCGCAAATCAAAGAAACCTTTGCCGCCAGGTGGATCAGCAATGCTCATTCGGGTTGGTGGTATCAAACCTCAAACGGCAGTTATAAACAGAAATAA